The following proteins are co-located in the Streptomyces sp. NBC_00435 genome:
- the kdpA gene encoding potassium-transporting ATPase subunit KdpA has protein sequence MSPVLAGVLQLLALVAALALAYRPLGDYMARVYSSRKHLTPEKWIYKAVGANPNAEMHWPAYLRSVLGFSAVSVLFLYLLQRLQGHLPGSLGFASIKPDQAFNTAASFVSNTNWQSYAGEQSMGPLVQTGGLAVQNFVSAAVGMAVAVALVRGFARSRTGELGNFWADLVRGTVRVLLPISVIGAIVLVACGVIQNFAGIHEVGQFLGGTQQWNGGAVASQEAIKELGTNGGGYFNANSAHPFENPTPFSNLFEIFLILLIPFALTRTFGRMVGSVRQGYAILATMVTIWLGFTALMMWTEFSHHGPALQAAGGAMEGKETRFGIGASAIFSVATTLTSTGAVNSFHSSYTGLGGGIQLLGMQLGEIAPGGVGSGLYGMLIMAIIAVFIAGLMVGRTPEYLGKKIGTREIKLAACYILITPAVVLGFTALAMALPTPVHSMSNGGAHGFSEILYAYTSAGNNNGSAFAGLNANTQWFNTTTGIAMLLGRFLPMVFVLALAGSLAGQQPVPATAGTLRTEKPLFTFLLVGTIIIVTGLTYFPALALGPLAEGLAS, from the coding sequence ATGAGTCCCGTCCTCGCCGGGGTGCTCCAGCTGCTCGCGCTCGTCGCGGCCCTGGCCCTCGCCTACCGCCCCCTGGGCGACTACATGGCCCGCGTCTACTCCTCGAGGAAACACCTCACCCCCGAGAAGTGGATCTACAAGGCCGTCGGCGCCAACCCGAACGCGGAGATGCACTGGCCGGCGTACCTGCGCTCGGTCCTCGGCTTCTCCGCCGTCAGCGTCCTCTTCCTCTACCTGCTCCAGCGCCTGCAGGGCCACCTGCCCGGCTCGCTCGGCTTCGCCTCCATCAAGCCGGACCAGGCCTTCAACACGGCCGCCTCCTTCGTGTCGAACACGAACTGGCAGTCGTACGCAGGTGAGCAGTCCATGGGACCGCTCGTGCAGACCGGCGGCCTGGCGGTGCAGAACTTCGTCTCGGCGGCGGTCGGCATGGCCGTCGCGGTGGCCCTCGTACGGGGCTTCGCGCGCTCGCGCACCGGAGAGCTCGGCAACTTCTGGGCCGACCTGGTCCGCGGCACCGTCCGCGTCCTGCTCCCCATCTCGGTGATCGGCGCGATCGTCCTGGTGGCGTGCGGTGTCATCCAGAACTTTGCCGGGATCCACGAGGTCGGCCAGTTCTTGGGCGGCACGCAGCAGTGGAACGGTGGGGCAGTGGCCTCGCAGGAGGCCATCAAGGAGCTGGGCACCAACGGCGGCGGCTACTTCAACGCCAACTCCGCCCACCCCTTCGAGAACCCCACCCCCTTCTCGAACCTCTTCGAGATCTTCCTGATCCTCCTGATCCCCTTCGCGCTCACCCGCACCTTCGGCCGCATGGTCGGCTCGGTCCGCCAGGGCTACGCGATCCTCGCCACGATGGTCACCATCTGGCTCGGGTTCACCGCCCTGATGATGTGGACGGAATTCAGCCACCACGGCCCGGCCCTCCAGGCCGCGGGCGGTGCGATGGAGGGCAAGGAGACCCGCTTCGGGATCGGCGCCTCCGCGATCTTCTCGGTCGCCACGACCCTGACCTCGACCGGTGCGGTCAACTCCTTCCACTCCTCCTACACGGGACTGGGCGGCGGCATCCAGCTGCTGGGCATGCAGCTCGGCGAGATCGCGCCCGGCGGTGTGGGCTCCGGCCTGTACGGCATGCTGATCATGGCGATCATCGCGGTGTTCATCGCCGGCCTGATGGTCGGCCGCACCCCCGAGTACCTGGGCAAGAAGATCGGCACCCGCGAGATCAAGCTCGCCGCCTGCTACATCCTCATCACCCCGGCCGTGGTCCTCGGCTTCACGGCGCTGGCGATGGCCCTGCCCACCCCGGTCCACTCGATGTCCAACGGCGGGGCGCACGGATTCTCCGAGATCCTCTACGCCTATACCTCGGCCGGCAACAACAACGGCTCGGCCTTCGCCGGCCTCAACGCCAACACCCAGTGGTTCAACACGACCACCGGCATCGCCATGCTGCTCGGCCGCTTCCTGCCGATGGTCTTCGTGCTGGCCCTGGCCGGCTCCCTCGCCGGACAGCAGCCGGTCCCGGCGACCGCCGGCACGCTGCGCACCGAGAAGCCGCTGTTCACCTTCCTCCTCGTCGGCACGATCATCATCGTCACCGGCCTCACCTACTTCCCGGCGCTGGCGCTGGGCCCGCTCGCCGAAGGGCTCGCCTCATGA
- the kdpB gene encoding potassium-transporting ATPase subunit KdpB, which yields MSTVTPTRAPQGDLPTGHKPEKARIGGGIFDPKQLLRSFPDAVRKLDPRVMVKSPVMFVVLIGSVLTTALAMSDPGSLFGWAITAWLWLTTIFANLAEAVAEGRGKAQADTLRKAKTDTVARRLVNGAEEQVPGTELRIGDLVVCEAGDIIPGDGDVVEGVASVDESAITGESAPVIRESGGDRSAVTGGTKVLSDRIVIKITTKPGETFIDRMIALVEGAARQKTPNEIALNILLASLTIVFLLAVVTLQPFAIYAHAKQSMIVLTALLVCLIPTTIGALLSAIGIAGMDRLVQRNVLAMSGRAVEAAGDVSTLLLDKTGTITLGNRQASEFVPVKGTTEAELADAAQLSSLADETPEGRSIVVLAKEKYGLRERHQGELVGAEWIPFTAQTRMSGVDVDGRKVRKGAAGSITAWVGEQGGTVAPDAGARVEEISGAGGTPLLVAVEDEEGARVLGVIHLKDVVKEGMRERFDELRRMGIKTVMITGDNPLTAKAIAEEAGVDDFLAEATPEDKMALIKREQAGGKLVAMTGDGTNDAPALAQADVGVAMNTGTSAAKEAGNMVDLDSNPTKLIEIVEIGKQLLITRGALTTFSIANDVAKYFAIIPAMFAVVYPGLDKLNIMGLTSPNSAILSAVIFNALVIIALVPLALKGVQYRPTSADKMLRRNLGIYGLGGLIAPFIGIKLIDMLITLIPGIG from the coding sequence ATGAGCACCGTCACCCCCACCCGAGCCCCCCAAGGGGATCTGCCCACCGGTCACAAGCCCGAGAAGGCCCGGATCGGCGGCGGGATCTTCGACCCGAAGCAGCTGTTGAGGTCCTTCCCGGACGCCGTGCGCAAGCTCGACCCCCGGGTGATGGTCAAGTCCCCGGTCATGTTCGTGGTGCTGATCGGTTCCGTGCTGACCACCGCGCTGGCCATGTCCGATCCGGGCAGCCTCTTCGGCTGGGCGATCACCGCCTGGCTGTGGCTGACCACGATCTTCGCGAACCTCGCGGAAGCGGTGGCCGAGGGCCGCGGCAAGGCCCAGGCCGACACCCTGCGCAAGGCCAAGACGGACACCGTCGCCCGCCGCCTCGTGAACGGGGCCGAGGAGCAGGTGCCGGGCACGGAGCTGCGCATCGGCGATCTGGTGGTCTGCGAGGCCGGCGACATCATCCCCGGCGACGGCGACGTCGTCGAAGGCGTCGCCTCGGTCGACGAATCCGCGATCACCGGCGAATCGGCCCCCGTCATCCGCGAGTCCGGCGGCGACCGGTCGGCCGTCACCGGCGGAACGAAGGTGCTTTCGGACCGGATCGTCATCAAGATCACGACGAAGCCCGGCGAAACCTTCATCGACCGCATGATCGCTCTGGTCGAGGGCGCGGCCCGACAGAAGACCCCCAACGAGATCGCGCTCAACATCCTTCTCGCGTCCCTCACCATCGTCTTCCTGCTGGCGGTCGTCACCCTCCAGCCCTTCGCGATCTACGCGCACGCCAAGCAGTCGATGATCGTGCTCACCGCGCTCCTGGTCTGCCTGATCCCCACCACCATCGGCGCGCTGCTCTCCGCGATCGGCATCGCCGGCATGGACCGCCTGGTCCAGCGCAACGTCCTCGCGATGAGCGGGCGTGCGGTGGAAGCCGCCGGTGACGTTTCCACGCTGCTTCTGGACAAGACCGGCACCATCACCCTCGGCAACCGCCAGGCCTCCGAGTTCGTCCCGGTCAAGGGCACGACGGAAGCCGAACTGGCCGACGCCGCACAGCTGTCCTCCCTCGCCGACGAGACCCCCGAGGGCCGCTCGATCGTGGTCCTGGCGAAGGAGAAGTACGGCCTGCGCGAACGCCACCAGGGCGAGCTGGTGGGCGCAGAGTGGATCCCCTTCACCGCCCAGACCCGTATGTCCGGCGTGGACGTGGACGGCCGCAAGGTCCGCAAGGGGGCCGCCGGTTCGATCACCGCGTGGGTCGGCGAGCAGGGCGGTACGGTCGCCCCGGACGCGGGCGCCAGGGTGGAGGAGATCTCCGGCGCGGGCGGTACCCCGCTGCTGGTGGCGGTGGAGGACGAGGAGGGCGCCCGGGTCCTGGGCGTCATCCACCTCAAGGACGTGGTCAAGGAGGGCATGCGCGAACGCTTCGACGAGCTGCGGCGCATGGGCATCAAAACCGTGATGATCACGGGTGACAACCCGCTCACCGCGAAGGCCATCGCCGAAGAGGCGGGCGTGGACGACTTCCTCGCGGAAGCCACCCCCGAGGACAAGATGGCCCTCATCAAGCGGGAACAGGCCGGCGGCAAACTCGTCGCCATGACCGGCGACGGCACCAACGACGCCCCCGCCCTCGCCCAGGCCGACGTAGGCGTCGCCATGAACACCGGGACCTCGGCCGCCAAGGAGGCCGGGAACATGGTGGACCTGGACTCCAACCCCACCAAACTCATCGAAATCGTCGAGATCGGCAAGCAGTTGCTGATCACCCGCGGCGCCCTGACCACCTTCTCCATCGCCAACGACGTCGCCAAGTACTTCGCGATCATCCCGGCCATGTTCGCCGTGGTCTACCCCGGCCTCGACAAGCTCAACATCATGGGCCTGACCTCGCCCAACTCCGCGATCCTCTCCGCCGTCATCTTCAACGCACTGGTCATCATCGCCCTGGTGCCCCTCGCCCTCAAGGGCGTCCAGTACCGACCCACCAGCGCCGACAAAATGCTCCGCCGGAACCTGGGAATCTACGGACTCGGCGGCCTCATCGCCCCGTTCATCGGCATCAAGCTCATCGACATGCTCATCACCCTCATCCCCGGAATCGGCTGA
- a CDS encoding RidA family protein, with protein MTRSITNPAELHDPTGYGYSHIVTAPGEQVFIAGQYGSDGTGHVVSDAFDAQVGQAFANLRTALEAVGLGLDDVVRIGTYVVGHDQRKLEVLLKHLHAAWGTALPAQTLIGVAALALPDMLFEIDAVAVRAATAE; from the coding sequence ATGACGCGCAGCATCACCAACCCGGCAGAACTCCACGACCCCACCGGCTACGGCTACAGCCACATCGTCACCGCGCCCGGGGAGCAGGTCTTCATAGCCGGCCAGTACGGCTCGGACGGGACCGGACACGTCGTCTCCGACGCGTTCGACGCCCAGGTCGGGCAGGCCTTCGCCAACCTCCGCACCGCCCTGGAGGCAGTGGGCCTGGGTCTTGACGACGTCGTCCGCATCGGCACGTACGTCGTGGGGCACGACCAGCGGAAGCTGGAGGTCCTGCTCAAGCACCTGCACGCCGCGTGGGGCACCGCACTGCCCGCCCAGACGCTGATCGGGGTGGCCGCCCTGGCCCTGCCGGACATGCTCTTCGAGATCGACGCGGTGGCGGTGCGGGCGGCCACCGCGGAGTGA
- a CDS encoding class F sortase — MPRAKWVVGVLTVTLLCTGLGVLRTTEGGRPAAPTAGDALPSRVLGLSGPRRLARQLEHSGGHTTGKGARGPVRSGITPLTAARPLRLVIPSLDVDVPLAGTASPGASDGGAGRTDARPGDAADAVWDSAGPAPGSPGTAVVSGDLPRLTEVRRGQTIEVPRADRRTAVFTVYRVSPTGVSGRPEPSGRARLRLISGETAVLARLTGHRRAPR, encoded by the coding sequence ATGCCCCGCGCCAAGTGGGTGGTCGGCGTACTGACGGTGACTCTGCTGTGCACCGGCCTGGGGGTGTTGCGCACCACCGAAGGCGGCCGTCCGGCAGCGCCGACCGCCGGCGACGCCCTGCCCTCACGGGTACTCGGGCTGTCCGGCCCGCGCCGGCTGGCCCGGCAGCTGGAGCACTCCGGCGGCCACACCACCGGCAAGGGCGCCCGCGGGCCCGTGCGGTCGGGGATCACGCCGCTGACCGCGGCGCGGCCGCTCCGGCTGGTCATCCCGAGCCTGGATGTGGACGTACCGCTGGCGGGCACGGCCTCGCCCGGCGCGTCGGACGGCGGGGCGGGCCGTACGGACGCCAGGCCCGGGGACGCGGCCGACGCCGTCTGGGACTCCGCCGGCCCGGCCCCGGGCTCGCCCGGCACCGCCGTGGTCTCCGGGGACCTGCCCCGGCTCACCGAGGTCCGGCGCGGACAGACGATCGAGGTGCCGCGCGCGGACCGGCGTACGGCCGTGTTCACCGTGTACCGGGTCTCCCCCACCGGGGTCTCCGGACGCCCGGAGCCGTCCGGCCGGGCCCGGCTCCGGCTGATCAGCGGTGAGACGGCCGTCCTGGCCCGCCTCACCGGCCACCGCCGCGCCCCGCGCTGA
- a CDS encoding aspartate aminotransferase family protein codes for MNAEADARAAAKATVKDDDRGHVFHSWSAQELIDPLAVAGAEGSYFWDYDGNRFLDFSSALVYTNIGYQHPKVAAAIAEQAGKLCTVAPGFAVDVRSEAARLIAERTPGDLDKIFFTNAGAEAVENAVRMARVHTGRAKVLSAYRSYHGATSTAINLTGDARRFGNDTATAGVVHFWGPFAYRSPFYAATPAEECERALRHLEDTIVFEGPQSIAAIILETVGGAPGVLVHPDGYLAGVRELCDRFGIVFILDEIMVGFGRTGKWFASEHWDVTPDLICFAKGVTSGYVPLGGVAISAAIAETFARRPYPGGLTYSGHVLACAAAVATINVMEEEGVVEQSACTGTELLGPGLAAIAERHPSVGEVRGIGTFWALELVRSKRTREPLVPYNASGADNAPMVEFGAALKKAGLWPLLAGNRIHVAPPCNVSAQDVEKGLRIIDEALTVADAHTV; via the coding sequence ATGAACGCAGAAGCCGACGCACGCGCCGCCGCAAAAGCCACCGTGAAGGACGACGACCGGGGGCACGTCTTCCACTCCTGGTCCGCCCAGGAGCTCATCGACCCGCTCGCCGTCGCGGGCGCCGAGGGTTCCTACTTCTGGGACTACGACGGCAACCGCTTTCTCGACTTCTCCAGCGCCCTCGTCTACACCAACATCGGCTACCAGCACCCCAAGGTCGCCGCCGCCATCGCCGAGCAGGCCGGGAAGCTCTGCACCGTCGCGCCCGGCTTCGCCGTCGACGTGCGCTCCGAAGCCGCCCGGCTGATCGCCGAGCGCACCCCGGGCGACCTCGACAAGATCTTCTTCACCAACGCGGGTGCCGAGGCCGTGGAGAACGCCGTCCGCATGGCCCGGGTGCACACCGGCCGCGCCAAGGTCCTCTCCGCGTACCGCTCGTACCACGGTGCCACCTCCACCGCGATCAACCTCACCGGCGACGCCCGCCGCTTCGGCAACGACACCGCGACCGCGGGCGTCGTGCACTTCTGGGGCCCGTTCGCCTACCGCTCGCCCTTCTACGCGGCCACCCCCGCCGAGGAGTGCGAGCGGGCTCTGCGTCATCTCGAGGACACCATCGTCTTCGAGGGCCCGCAGTCCATCGCCGCCATCATCCTGGAGACCGTCGGCGGCGCCCCGGGCGTGCTCGTGCACCCCGACGGCTACCTGGCCGGCGTCCGCGAGCTCTGCGACCGCTTCGGCATCGTCTTCATCCTCGACGAGATCATGGTCGGCTTCGGCCGCACCGGTAAGTGGTTCGCCTCCGAGCACTGGGACGTCACCCCCGACCTGATCTGCTTCGCCAAGGGCGTCACCAGCGGATACGTCCCCCTCGGCGGCGTCGCCATCTCGGCCGCCATCGCCGAGACCTTCGCCCGCCGGCCCTACCCCGGCGGGCTGACGTACTCCGGGCACGTGCTGGCCTGCGCCGCCGCCGTCGCGACGATCAACGTCATGGAGGAGGAGGGCGTCGTCGAGCAGTCCGCCTGCACCGGCACCGAACTCCTGGGCCCGGGCCTCGCCGCCATCGCCGAACGCCACCCGTCGGTCGGGGAGGTCCGGGGGATCGGCACCTTCTGGGCCCTGGAACTCGTACGGAGCAAGCGGACCCGCGAGCCCCTGGTCCCGTACAACGCTTCGGGCGCCGACAACGCGCCGATGGTGGAGTTCGGGGCGGCCCTGAAGAAGGCCGGCCTGTGGCCGCTGCTCGCCGGGAACCGCATCCACGTCGCACCGCCGTGCAACGTGTCGGCACAGGACGTGGAGAAGGGACTGCGGATCATCGACGAGGCCCTGACGGTCGCCGACGCGCACACGGTCTGA
- a CDS encoding SMP-30/gluconolactonase/LRE family protein, with amino-acid sequence MTSGQPMYEKFDDRFRTGKCMNGDDGLEVLYTGCRWAEGPVYVPAWRQLIWSDIPNDRMLRWDEETGAVAVFRRGAGHTNGNTLDRQGRLVTCEQGNRRVTRTEHDGTVTVLADRWQGKRLNSPNDAAVKSDGSIWFSDPDFGITSDYEGYVALSEIGANNVYRIDPGTGEVRLVADCFEAPNGLVFSADEQQLFVSDTRAGFIRVFDVRDDGTLSDGKVFAEAGAGGARFDNLRFDNGGRLWAAAMGDGVHCYDPDGTLLGRLNVPESVSNIAWGGAKRNRLFITAETSLYSVVMGVTGTHPTGPGRRPWLDA; translated from the coding sequence ATGACCAGCGGACAGCCGATGTACGAGAAGTTCGACGACCGTTTTCGCACCGGGAAGTGCATGAACGGGGACGACGGGCTGGAGGTGCTGTACACCGGATGCCGGTGGGCCGAGGGGCCGGTGTACGTGCCCGCCTGGCGGCAGCTGATCTGGAGCGACATCCCCAACGACCGGATGCTGCGGTGGGACGAGGAGACCGGCGCCGTCGCCGTCTTCCGGCGCGGTGCCGGGCACACCAACGGCAACACCCTCGACCGGCAGGGGCGGCTGGTCACCTGCGAGCAGGGCAACCGGCGGGTGACCCGGACCGAGCACGACGGCACCGTCACGGTGCTGGCCGACCGCTGGCAGGGCAAGCGGCTGAACAGCCCGAACGACGCCGCGGTCAAGTCCGACGGCTCGATCTGGTTCTCCGACCCGGACTTCGGCATCACCAGCGACTACGAGGGCTACGTCGCGCTGAGCGAGATCGGCGCCAACAACGTCTACCGCATCGATCCCGGCACCGGCGAAGTGCGCCTGGTGGCCGACTGCTTCGAAGCACCGAACGGCCTCGTCTTCTCCGCCGACGAACAGCAGCTCTTCGTCTCCGACACCCGCGCCGGCTTCATCCGGGTCTTCGACGTGCGCGACGACGGCACGCTGTCGGACGGCAAGGTCTTCGCGGAGGCCGGAGCCGGCGGTGCCCGCTTCGACAACCTCCGCTTCGACAACGGCGGCCGGCTGTGGGCGGCCGCGATGGGCGACGGAGTGCACTGCTACGACCCGGACGGCACCCTGCTCGGGCGGCTCAACGTCCCCGAATCGGTGTCCAACATCGCCTGGGGCGGAGCCAAGCGCAACCGGCTCTTCATCACCGCCGAGACCAGCCTCTACTCGGTGGTCATGGGCGTCACCGGCACCCACCCGACCGGTCCGGGACGCAGGCCCTGGCTGGACGCGTAG
- a CDS encoding SDR family NAD(P)-dependent oxidoreductase — protein sequence MTESRAESRVALITGSSSGIGAGIARRLSAAGIRVVLNSARSEGAGKALAAELPDAVYVRGDVADAADARRIVGTAIDTYGRLDILVNNAGVTRFIPLGDLDAADADAWREIFEVNVVGTWQMITAAAPYLRESAEKGSGPASIINISSVSATRALGSSVPYAVSKAAVNHMTRLLASQLGPAVRVNAIAPGLIDTPWYQGEDQVWESSREWITENTPLHRVGTPDDVAGAALYLVDAAYTTGDVLTVDGGRHVV from the coding sequence ATGACCGAGTCCCGAGCCGAGAGCCGAGTCGCCCTGATCACCGGCTCCTCCTCCGGAATCGGCGCCGGCATCGCCCGCAGACTGTCCGCGGCCGGCATCCGCGTGGTCCTGAACTCGGCGCGCAGCGAGGGCGCGGGCAAGGCGCTCGCCGCCGAGCTCCCGGACGCCGTCTACGTGCGGGGTGACGTCGCCGACGCCGCCGACGCGCGGCGGATCGTGGGGACGGCGATCGACACGTACGGCCGGCTCGACATCCTGGTCAACAACGCCGGTGTCACCCGCTTCATCCCCCTGGGCGACCTGGACGCGGCCGACGCCGACGCCTGGCGCGAGATCTTCGAGGTCAACGTCGTCGGCACCTGGCAGATGATCACCGCCGCCGCCCCGTACCTGCGGGAATCCGCGGAGAAGGGCTCCGGTCCGGCCTCGATCATCAACATCTCCTCGGTCTCGGCCACCCGCGCACTCGGCAGCTCCGTCCCGTACGCCGTCAGCAAGGCCGCGGTCAACCACATGACCCGGCTGCTGGCCTCCCAGCTCGGCCCCGCCGTCCGGGTGAACGCGATCGCGCCCGGCCTGATCGACACCCCCTGGTACCAGGGCGAGGACCAGGTCTGGGAGAGCTCGCGCGAATGGATCACCGAGAACACCCCGCTGCACCGCGTGGGCACGCCCGACGACGTGGCCGGGGCCGCGCTCTACCTGGTGGACGCCGCCTACACGACCGGCGACGTCCTCACCGTCGACGGCGGCCGGCACGTCGTCTGA
- a CDS encoding RrF2 family transcriptional regulator → MSEGVEWALHSCLNLAWAGPDRAVSAARLAAWHELPAAYLNKQLQALVRAGIVTSTPGPRGGFRLARPLDAISLMDVVAAVEGPDEAFRCAEIRQQGPGGGEEPPAADCAIAQAMGRAELAWRRALAGQNLDEIRQQAERQAPRAPERLRTWLATR, encoded by the coding sequence ATGAGTGAGGGTGTCGAATGGGCCCTGCACAGCTGCCTCAACCTGGCCTGGGCCGGTCCGGACCGGGCGGTGTCGGCCGCGCGGCTGGCGGCCTGGCACGAACTGCCGGCCGCCTACCTGAACAAGCAGCTCCAGGCCCTGGTCCGGGCGGGGATCGTCACCTCCACCCCCGGTCCGCGGGGCGGCTTCCGGCTCGCGCGGCCGCTCGACGCCATCTCGCTCATGGACGTGGTCGCCGCCGTCGAGGGGCCGGACGAGGCCTTCCGGTGTGCGGAGATCAGGCAGCAGGGTCCCGGTGGCGGCGAGGAGCCGCCGGCGGCCGACTGCGCCATCGCGCAGGCGATGGGCCGGGCCGAACTGGCCTGGCGCCGCGCACTGGCCGGCCAGAACCTCGACGAGATCCGGCAGCAGGCCGAACGGCAGGCCCCCCGGGCCCCCGAGCGGCTCCGCACGTGGCTCGCCACGCGCTGA
- a CDS encoding GNAT family N-acetyltransferase, translating to MNASTREPRLRVREMTGTDIDAVSAVRVAGWRHAYAGLMPQSYLDRLSPTEDAERRRASFHGTPHAGANAAGTPTNLVAEAPDGSVVGWAAYGPVQGEEAGEALPGEGELYALYARPDLIGTGIGRALMDEVLRRGVFPGLRLWVVEGNTLARRFYERAGFHADGAAAAYEVDGVSVPEVRYRRAATH from the coding sequence ATGAACGCCAGTACGCGTGAACCCCGGCTCCGCGTCCGCGAGATGACCGGGACCGACATCGACGCCGTCTCCGCCGTGCGCGTGGCCGGATGGCGGCACGCCTACGCCGGCCTGATGCCGCAGTCGTACCTCGACCGGCTCAGCCCCACCGAGGACGCCGAGCGCCGGCGCGCGTCCTTCCACGGCACGCCCCACGCCGGTGCGAACGCGGCCGGTACGCCGACCAACCTCGTGGCCGAGGCCCCCGACGGGTCGGTCGTCGGTTGGGCGGCGTACGGACCGGTGCAGGGCGAGGAGGCCGGGGAGGCCCTGCCCGGTGAGGGTGAGCTGTACGCCCTGTACGCGCGGCCCGATCTCATCGGTACCGGCATCGGGCGGGCCCTCATGGACGAGGTCCTGCGGCGGGGCGTCTTCCCCGGACTGCGCCTGTGGGTGGTCGAGGGCAACACCCTGGCCCGGCGCTTCTACGAGCGGGCCGGTTTCCACGCCGACGGCGCGGCCGCCGCCTACGAGGTGGACGGAGTCTCCGTACCTGAGGTCCGCTACCGGCGCGCCGCCACGCACTGA
- the kdpF gene encoding K(+)-transporting ATPase subunit F, whose protein sequence is MNVENVIGLVVAVALLGYLVVALVFPERF, encoded by the coding sequence GTGAACGTCGAAAACGTCATCGGCCTGGTGGTCGCCGTCGCGCTGCTGGGATACCTCGTCGTCGCCCTTGTCTTCCCGGAGAGGTTCTAG
- the kdpC gene encoding potassium-transporting ATPase subunit KdpC, whose amino-acid sequence MNNSVGNTARLLGAGLRALLVLTVLCGVLYPLAITGIAQAAFGHEANGSEVEDASGKVVGSALIGQSYGDDPHWFQGRPAAGLGRNTVNTQYELLVSGATNKAADSPELLKAVREAKAKVLLDNTVPGYTPRPSQIPADAVTSSGSGLDPNISPAYAELQTARVAERNGLPVATVAKLVKAHTQGRTLGFMGEPRVNVLELNTALKALVGRE is encoded by the coding sequence ATGAACAACTCCGTAGGCAACACCGCCCGTCTCCTCGGCGCCGGCCTCCGTGCGCTCCTCGTCCTGACCGTGCTGTGCGGGGTCCTCTATCCGCTCGCGATCACCGGCATCGCCCAGGCCGCCTTCGGGCACGAGGCCAACGGCTCCGAGGTCGAGGACGCGAGCGGCAAAGTGGTCGGCTCCGCCCTGATCGGCCAGTCGTACGGGGACGACCCGCACTGGTTCCAGGGCCGCCCGGCGGCGGGGCTCGGCAGGAACACCGTCAACACCCAGTACGAGCTGCTGGTCTCCGGAGCCACCAACAAGGCGGCGGACAGCCCGGAGCTGCTGAAGGCGGTACGTGAGGCCAAGGCCAAGGTGCTGCTCGACAACACCGTCCCGGGCTACACCCCGCGCCCCTCGCAGATCCCGGCCGACGCGGTCACCTCCTCTGGCTCCGGCCTGGACCCGAACATCTCCCCGGCGTACGCGGAGCTCCAGACCGCCCGCGTCGCGGAACGCAACGGCCTCCCGGTGGCGACGGTCGCGAAGCTGGTGAAGGCCCACACGCAGGGGCGCACCCTCGGGTTCATGGGCGAGCCGCGCGTCAACGTGCTGGAACTGAACACGGCCCTGAAGGCCCTGGTGGGGAGAGAGTAG